One stretch of Nicotiana tabacum cultivar K326 chromosome 18, ASM71507v2, whole genome shotgun sequence DNA includes these proteins:
- the LOC107759834 gene encoding uncharacterized protein LOC107759834 isoform X3: MDYKYKSVDESLPQQHQPPPYRQQHQSSTLTYFTQQAIRVSAGYMAPHSGNALDHFQHQPTNLHEAMRREIENPTIMREAIMREIEKERIREEIIAEEMARRRMLEYEVRRELLMERQLAKLSGEGFSPFPSPVMSFSPTLPFLKQQSDAGCTEERIARSLEGRMGKEISVSGLGARNEIRRLDIVPFEERISEIPFQQRSVEPKVSALKPVSHSVERMLSELQPSLEPSKEKDRIILLGLEKENPDGSFDLLEWWKAREKHFPVLARMARDILSIQASTVASESAFSQARLQIGDHRASMRDSLEKSVLFRDWIRSERRNFGIAEAQPAIDEAYEEMIAELTEDSASPGSGDEQASFPPPPTQPPPNLEGFMRFVRDNT; this comes from the exons ATGGATTATAAGTATAAATCGGTAGATGAATCATTACCACAACAACACCAACCTCCTCCTTATAGACAGCAGCATCAGTCTTCAACTCTCACTTACTTCACTCAACAAGCCATTCGTG TTTCAGCTGGCTACATGGCGCCTCATTCTGGAAACGCACTTGATCATTTCCAACACCAACCCACCAATTTGCATGAGGCAATGAGGAGAGAGATTGAGAATCCCACCATTATGCGTGAGGCAATTATGAGAGAAATTGAGAAGGAGCGTATTAGAGAGGAGATTATTGCAGAAGAGATGGCTCGAAGACGCATGTTGGAGTATGAAGTAAGAAGAGAGCTCTTGATGGAAAGACAACTAGCAAAGCTGAGTGGAGAAggattttctccttttccttcacCTGTAATGAGTTTTTCACCGACGCTTCCATTCTTGAAGCAACAGAGTGATGCAGGGTGCACAGAGGAGAGAATCGCAAGATCACTTGAGGGGAGGATGGGAAAGGAAATATCAGTCTCTGGACTGGGTGCAAGAAATGAGATCAGGAGACTCGATATAGTACCATTTGAGGAGCGGATTTCAGAGATTCCTTTTCAGCAACGAAGTGTGGAACCAAAGGTTTCTGCTTTGAAGCCTGTATCCCATAGTGTGGAGCGAATGCTTTCTGAATTGCAGCCCTCTTTGGAGCCTAGCAAAGAGAAAGACAGGATCATCTTGCTG ggacttgaaaaggagaatccagacggctcttttgatcttttggaatggtggaaggcaagggaaaaacattttcctgttcttgcaaggatggctcgggatattttatcaattcaagcttcaactgttgcatcagagagcgctttcagtcaagcaagactgcaaataggtgatcatagagcgtctatgagggatagcttggaaaaatcagtattgtttagagattggatccgctcggaaagaagaaactttggaattgcagaagcacaaccggcgatagatgaagcttatgaagaaatgatagcggaacttacggaggattcggcttcgcccggaagtggtgatgaacaagcttcttttccaccaccaccaacgcaacctcctccgaaccttgaaggatttatgagatttgttagagataatacatag